The genome window GCCGAGTTGTATCTCGACCTAGCATGTCTCGTTCACCCCCCAAGCGCGCCGGTGTCCACATACCCCGTCACCAATAGCTTGCTAAGCGTCAGCAGCGCAGCCGACGCTACGCCTCTCTGGCCCATTGATATTTCAGCCCACGCTCACGGTAACTGGTCCGTGGCCCAGACTGTGTCTGAACCTGTACCGGGTACCCTCACCCCCGCTGAGCGCTGGTTCCAATGGGCCCAGCGCGATATCTTATCCTACCTCGAGAGACGTGAGGGATCGACCCCGTCTGAACCCAACAGCCCTAACCCATACCCTGAGATCGACCCGTCGCACTGCAAGCGCGACGCAGGCGTGCAACAAACCTCAGCCCGCCTTACACAGAGTACGTCCCTCCTCTTTCTGGCTGACATAAGTCAtcgcggtcgtcgcggGCCTCCTCTCGGCAATGACGACGGGCTGGTGGGCAGCCTACTCTGACCGGCGGGGACGGCGTATCGTCCTGGCTGTCGTCGAAGTCGGACTACTCATCAACGACCTGTGCATGCTCACCATCGCATCATATCCCCGACTAGTAGTCCAGACCCGCCTGTggatcctcctccttggcccaGCACTAGACGGCCTCCTAGGCGGCTTCTCGACAATCGTGGCGGCGATGCACGCTTACATCTCTGATGTGACGCCTGACGGATCTCGCGCGACCGCCTTCTCACGTCTAGGAGCGGCGATTATGGCCGGCATGGCTATTGGTCCAGTTCTCGGCTCGGCCATCATCAAGGCCACTGGATCACTTCTCTTCCCTTTCTACATCAGCGTATGCGTCCATGCAATGTGGGTCGTACTTATCCgtttcctcctccccgagAGTCTGTCGTCGGACTCGCGCGCCATCCTCAagcagcgcgccaaggctgccgctgccgccgcgcgcgaaCGTGACGCCGCCGAACGTGCATGGGAGTttgacggcgacgaccaAGACCAACCGCATGAATCGGAATCGAGCTTTGCCCGGCTCGCGGGCGGCGTGCGCGGTTCCCGCAATGCCAGGCGGACCATGGGGTTCGCACGCCGTATTGGCCGCAGGGCCATTCTCCCCCTCAAACCACTGGGTATTTTCTGGCCACAAAGGGGAGAAGACGGGCGCAGGGAATACAACCTCATCCTGATCGCCATCCTCAACTTTATCATGGCCAACATGATGGGCGCTGTCGTCGCAAAGGCAAACTACACATTCTGGGCATTCGGGTGGTCGccagccgagctcggcccgTACCTGAGCTACATGAGCATGTGTCGTCTCATCGTGCTCCTAGTTCTCCTTCCACGTGAGTTTTCAAATGGTATTacgctgaccccagtcaTCCTACGCAAAGTCAAGCCGTATTTCCGCGAACCGGCATTTGTTGATAAtccgtcgtcgtccgaaAGCACGGAACGCACCCCGCTCCTATCAgatgccgacgccgacgccgacgccgacgcggaAGCCCCGTCGAAACCCAAACGCTCtgtccgcctcgacctctggATCGTCCGCCTCTGCCTTTTCCTCGACATGACTGGCTACCTAATGATGGGCGCAAACACAACAGACAGCGTATACCTCTTCCTGGCCGGCAGCACTGTTGCGGCGCTAGGCACTCCGGCTGCGCCGGTAGCCAACTCGCTTGCTCTGAGTTTCCTTCCTAACAAGCACGATGTTGGGCGGTTATTTGGGGCGATGGGGGTCCTGCATGCGATCGGGACGAATCTCGTTGCCCCAatcgtcttcttctccgtcTATTCTGCGACGGTGGCGACGTATGCGCCGACAATCTTCCTCGTCGCAGCGAGCCTTATGGTTGTGGGTCAGGTGACGGTTTGGAGTGTGCGCACGCCAAGGcgagaggacgacgagagggGGCGCGGGCGTGGTGTGCGCACGACTCGTGTTGGGCAGGCGTGAGGCGTAGAGGTTGAGGCGTAGAGGTTGAGGCGTAGAGGTTGAGCCGTAGAGGTTGAGAGGCTGGGGTAGGACGTCCTAACGAATATCCATAAGCCGTACACCATGCGATGCTGTAATGTAATGATGTTTGCCGTTTCTGAGGATGTAGAGGAGATTGGGGGTCTGGCCGCAGACGGATGATTGGTCAGGGCTAATCGATCAAGGGCTTTCATGGATCCACAGATCGTCGCACACTTCCCACTTTGCAACACACACAAGCgcacatcctcctcctgcgcccCTCGCTTCTCGCCACCAACTCAATTGGGGTTGTCAACTGCCAACATCCACGAGGCATGAAGCGTGAGAGGTGAGGGGTGAGAGGTCATGAGCGCGTCAACTCCTGTTTGGGCGACCACTGGCCCGTCCGACTCAAGATGGGCACTGGGGAGATAGCTACGTGTGCTACCCGAGTCACCAAGGTTGTTGGGATGAGGGACTTGATCTGGCTGGGGGTCGGGTCGACACACTCTTCCCGGTCCAGGATCTATGGCCTACCACCTAGCTCACAAGCTGCCCCAGCCCACGACACCGCTGCCCCCACCACGACACGGCTGCAGCCTCAAATGGGCCAAAATCCCATACCCACAACAGcacggccgaggtcgcATAGTGGTCATTGCGGCTGGCTACTATCTAGTAGACTAGCTACCGAAAGGTTCCAGTGTTCGAATCACTGTCTCGGCTGGCGAGTGCGTCTCTTTTGTCGTTTGCTTTGCTCGTCGTGTCGCATGGCGAGGGGCGCAAGATCGGCGACCAGTATGTAgtggaggggtggaggggcaggtggaggtggggtcTCCACATTCTAATGCCATTAGGGTGGTGATGTTTTTGGCCTTTGTATTAGGAACGAAGTGCGAGTGGAGACTAGAGACAGAGACTAGAGACTAGAGACTAGAGACTAGAGACTAGAGACTAGAGACTAGAGACTAGAGACTAGAGACTAGAGACTAGAGACTAGAGACTAGAGCTACCCTCTCCAATGCGGCGCGTTGGGTGAGTACCGTGTCTAGGAGATAGGGGCGCCCactcggcagcctcgccCCAGGCGAGGATGGGTCATGCCGTTGTACAACGCGATACTTGCTGCAACATCGTCACGGCGAAATACAGGTGGTCTGAATGGTGCTTGATGATTGGGAATCACTGGATGCTTGGATGGTATTGGCGTTGGCCTGCGGTGACTAGCAGCCAACGGGACGGCATGCTCGGCGAATCATCTCTCCACCCAGAAACATCCACTCGGCGCTGCATACTGTTCGTCACATGACATCGGTCACTCGGTGTCTTGTGCCATCACTGGTGCGGCAAGTATTTTCTTCCgctctcctctccactcTCCTCTGCTTGCTCCCATAACTCCTCTCCTTGCTCCCATAACTCCTCTCCTTGCTCCCATAACCCCCCTCCCATCTCAACATGTCAATAGCAATGGACGACATGACCGGCGAACAGCTCGCCCTGCCCTCCGACCGCGTCCGCGCATATACGCGCCACGGCCCGATTGTCGGGGGGAGGGTGCGGAATGGAGTGCAGGTATTTCTCAGTATGTCTCCTTCCCATCCCAGCTGAAACCAGACGTACCGTACGCGCTTCCCGTGTCGCGATGGACAGACGCGgcccctctccctcccacATATCGCTATCCCGAACGCGAATATACCGTCGATGGCGCGTACTGCGCCCAGCCCGGCCGGGCATATACTGCACACAGTACGTCTGGTGTTGTCAAGCTACACCCAAGTCAAGCTAAACCCAAGTTCCTGTACGCCAACGTCTGGGCCTGGGTCAGCCGACCGAGAACCCGTTCTTCGCGGATATATACGTGCCCTCGGACGCCGAGTTGGAATGTCCACCCCTCGAAAGCCTCGAAAGGACGGGGTTGAGGCCTGTCCGTGTTTTTGTGCATGGTGGGTTCTTGCAGTTTGGGAGCACGAGCGGGTCGACGTACAACCAGCAATTCTTTGCTGCGGAGCATTTTGGCGAGGTCCGCGTGTTGCTGGGACATCGGTACGTATCCATCTAGTAAGGATATAGTAAGGCTAAAAGCCAGTGTTTCGGCGCTGGGATTTctcgcctcgccgcgtCTAGAAGGTAATTGGGGATTCAAGGATGTCTGGCTCGGCATCGAGTGGGTCCAGTCCAACATTGCTGCTTTCGGGGGCGATCCAACCCAGATCCACCTCTCGGGCttgagcggcggcgcgcacaTTGTCCACCAGCTACTACatcgggcggcgcggggcCAGGACGCGGCGTTCGTCAGCGCGACGCTGCAGAGTAATGCCATCCTCACGGATCCGTTATCACGACACGCACGAGAGGACCAGTTCGCCCAACTCGCCTCTGCTCTCGGGCTCGATCCCAATGATCCACTAGTCGTGGAGAGGATGCGTGATCGGGAACAAATCCCGACTGGGCGCCTGATCGCGGCGATAGAGGGCATGGGAACCGAGAGCACGTTCCGTGGCGTCGCGGACGACCTGCACGGTCGAGACCAGATGGCTTTCCAAGCTTCTGGGGAATTGGCGCGTGGCCTCGCCGCTGCTGGTGTGCGTGTGGTCGTTTTAGGAGATGTGCGCGACGAAGCACACTTCTACGCCCAGTGTCATCCATGCCCATCCCCAGCTGACCTCGTCCCAAACGTGGCGCGGTATTACCCACTCCCAACTACTACTGCGCTACTCGCGTCTTATCCGCCCCTCACGTCCATGTCCGAGGACGCGTGTCAGGCGCGTATGGGACGGGTGTTAGCGGACGGACAGGTACACCTCCCTGTGAGGCTGCttgcgcgcgacctcgctGCCACTGGCCTCCCGGTCGTGCGGTATACCATAGAGATGGTTGTGCAGGCGCTCGGTACCAGGGGGAGCATACCGCATGGCAGTGACTTGCCCATCCAGCACCTCAGATTATCCGCCAtgaccgaggacgaggcaCGATTAGCGCTCGAGTGGCACGCGGCCATCAGCGCCGCCACGCAGCCTGCACTCCAAGGTGACGGGAGCGCCTTTGTCCAGAAGCCAGAGGACCAGGTGCTTACTCTAGACGAGAGCGGGGTGAGCTGGCGACGCGACTGGCGGTGGGACACGTTACGCGCTGCTGAGGCTGCGGTGCGCCCACCACAACCGCTCGCACACATGTAGGTAGTAACCGTCAGTCACCACCTTATGCACCATGGACTATGCAAACATTACATGTCAATACGCGCCTCAGTCGGCAGTATTccaccgcgaccgcgcccACGCGGGGCCGAAGGCGGTCCCCCGGCACCGCCACCCTGCTCGCGAGCAGCGCGGGCCTTCTGGCGCCGCGACAGTCCAGAcgccgtctcctccaccccacccccgTCAACCGGTGCAGGTCGACTCTCACCGCCCCCAGccccaaccccagccccagccccgccaccacctcccccGCGTTTGCGATTGCGATTCCGGCGCTTGCTGTCGGTGctcgcctcgtccaccACCGCGACGCCACCCTCTGCCCGCGCGTCCTTCTTCCCGGCCGCCTCTTTTGCTGGCCCTGGCCCGGCCCCGACTCCACCGGCTGCGCTCGGTggctcgccgccctcatctgccgcctccttcttcttccgcGGTtttctcttcttcttctccttgtcgctCTTCGTGCTGACGCGTGGATCGCCGTCCTGCACCGTGTCAGCGGGCGCGACGAACACCTCGCGCCCCTTGCCGGCGACCATGaccaccgcgccgccaccagccTTGGGCGCACGCTTGTTTGCCGCCTCGGATATGGAGGCGAgtgcggccgcgcgcgccttgtCGCTCTTCGCTTCCGCATTCGTgcccttgtcgtccttcttggctgccgccttctccttcttcttcgccgcTTTGGCTCTGCTCTtactcgccgacgcgcgtAATGCGTCTAACAGGGGTGTCGAGGTtggttggggaggaggggctggtgtcagctagTACGAACTTGGTGGAGCTCACGGGCAATCTCGAGGGGTGGCTTGGTCTCAACCACGCCTCTGTTCTCGAGAAAGGCGAGAAAGTCTGGGTCTGTTGTTAGCTACAAGACATCCAGATAGTTCACCGTCGTCGATGGTCCCTTCACGTGcgtccttcttcgccttggccttgtaCGGTGTCTTCTCGATCGCCGCATactcgacgacggcctGGAACTCGGcgcctgatgtcagctacCCCGGCAATTTAGTAGCTCACCAGTCTTGGCGCGGAAGATATGTCCGTCAAAGCCTGCATGGAATGCAATGAGCGACTCGGTGTCGTTCATGAGCACGTAAGCGCGTGAGTGTTGTGGATGCACGCCGTAACTGCGGTCAGCTTGGTGATCTCACGAGcgagggaggtgaggagggaggtgaggagggaggtgaggagggaggtgaggagggaggtgaggagggaggtgaggagggaggtgaggagggaggtgaggaaggaggtgaggaaggaggtgaggaggatAGCGAGTGGTTCGACACTCACGCGTCTCCGGGTCGGCCCTTGACATAACGCCGCCAAGCGTACTTTCCCTCGACGAAgggctcgacgacgcgccagAACGTCTCTTCCGGCAAGGTTgggggaaggcggcggATGACGAGTTTGAGACGCGCCGTGGGCGTTTTTGTACCACGCGGCATTGCGGCgcgggggtggggggggggtcgtgggggaagaggagggggggaagtgggtgggtggtgggaggtgggagtagaggaggagggggagggggtgaGGGGGTTGAAGGATAATGGAGTTGTTGAATCGAATTCGTGTTGTGGTGGCAACTGATCGTCATTTGTTGACCCTCCACCGGCTTAGTTCCCTTCCACCGTCCTCCACCCATTTCTCCATCGCCGAGTCTCTCGCCATGTTCCAGAACGTCTACTACGAACGAGTGAGCTGGGTCGAATAGACATGCTGACGACAGAAAGTCGGCACCTCGCAACCGTGTTATGTCTGTCGCCGACCCACTACCACCGTGTTGGCCACGCTCAAGACGGAAGACTTTCTGTATACTTGCCAAGGGCATTTGACTGATGTGTGGGTGTTTGGTCTTGGTTTTGGTGTGGGCCGTTAAGCTGTCCCGTTAGCCTACCGTCTAGCTGCTGACACCGCCGATGCCTCCACTGGATTCACGGTACATACCTTGACAAACAGAGGGTTGTGAGTGCGCCGTGACGCGCGTGACACTgccgctgacaccagcgcaACGCTAATCGCGGCGCCATCGGGACCGAGCGCCGACGATATTCGTAAAGTTGTGGACGAGTACCGTGCGCGAGAGACCAGGCGGACTGAGACCAAGGCTgagaaggacgacaaggacgacaaggacaaggacaaggagaagaaaGAGAAAGAGAGCGGCGGGTTGTTGTCGTACCTCCCCTCCCTGCCCGGGTTTGGGcacgaggagaaggagagctcgtcgcccaaGTCTCCTCGTTCGCCTGCCCCCGTTACTCCCGTCAATGTCCCGTCGTCCCCTGCCCCGCCGGCACATCGCAAGTTTGCGCTGCACCGCGCCATCTTCTCCAGCCGACAGGGggagctcgcgcgcaaggcTCAAACCGCCAGAGCCAAGGAGGTGTCCAAGAGTGGGTATCCTTGTTCCATGTTGGCAGGGCACCAAGTTGACCCATCGCAGCACTGCCGCAGGCGCCTCGAGGCTCGTTCTGACAGAGACTGGTGCTGCACATATGCAACGTGTCCATTATCTGTACAGTATAAACATGTAGATGGGCTATGGTACAAGAGTAGTTGTGTTGTCCGGGTTGCTATTGTACACTGCTAATGCTCAGTCGGCGtcttctcgagcgcctcgatAATCTTCTCCAGCGCGCGGTTCCCTCCCAATTCGGCTacctcgtccttgatctGCTTCaggagcgtgtcgagcaCGCCGCGTGTATACTCGAACGACTTGgtctccttggcgaggtaGTCGACAGTGtgcgccttgagcgcgtgTGACGTTGTGCGCTTCTGCATTacgtctggtgtcagttcATTGTTCACTGCCCAACTGACTGAGTATCTGGCGGTTGGTCGTGTCCGCGCGGACGCCGTGCACGACGGGAAACGAGAACTTGCCCTCTGTCAGATCTTCTGCAAAGCCCTTGTTGTCGGCGtactggtgtcagttgGCGTTTTCTCCCCGCAGCTCACAGTGCCCGAGGCCAGATTCATGTAGTCGTCACGGATCTGGAACCAAATCGagatgaggttgacgaggggGACAAAGtcactggcgtcagtgCTTGCGGAACATGTGGGAGAACATACATTGTGGACTCGGACCGTGCCATCATGAGCTTTACGGCGATGCGGAACAGGCCCCCAGTCTCTGGGCCATCAGTGTTGTCTTCTGAGACTCCAGCACTCACTCCCAAGCACCATCTGGACATACTCTTCCTCGGTCGGACACGTCAAGCTGTCACGCCAGAAGAGGTCTAGGCCTTGCCCGCGGTGGAGGTTTAAGAGCTCctctgatgtcagctagCTGGAAACGGCCCGAGCTCACCAGTGACCATAGCGACAAGGTCGGGCGCGGCCGCCTGTCCTTTGCTTTCGCGGAGCTGTAGAAGCTCCTGGAACGCTAGGAAGTAGACATAGTTGGCCGTGTTGATGGTCTGGGGTACACCGTAGATCATGTGCGCGACGGGTACACCGCGGCGCAGCTCCGAgtcatcctcgacatcgtccatgctggtgtgagctgtCGTCTATAGAGCGAGTGAGCATAGGCCAGTCCAGTCACTTGACCCAGGAAGGTCTGGTTTCACAGCTTACATCCCCGGCCTCGTCTACTCACAGTAGACTCGCGTTGTGCAGCATGGACACAATGTGCCGGATAACCTCGAGGTCCGGCTCAGGAACATTGAGCCACAGGTTGAACGCGGCAATCAACTGCGACCGTACCTCCTTGCCGGCCACCGAGTTGAGGTATGTAAACGGTTCGAGGAGGatctgccgtcagctgcTGCTATTAGGTTGAATGCGCGGAGGCTCCGGTGCTGCGGTGTGGCGCTGCTTGCGTTGCTTGCGCGCAGGTGGGCGGTGGGTAGGATAGGAAGATGggcggaggcgctcgctcgcctcgcAAACTAGCCGAACCCGTGGGATACCGCCAacgctcacgctcacgctcacgctTACGTACCCGCTCCTGCGATTCCGTCCATGCGTCGCGCTTGAATGTCTCGCGCAGGGTCGAGTAGTCCATGCTTGTTAGATGGGTATATGTTTGAGGACGAtgagtggcgagtggcgagtggcAAGCGGTGCGGTGAGTGAGATGAAAGTCAAGGACGTGTCGTGTATCACAGCAATCTACGTCACTCAGGAACATGTCGCGTGCCACcgtgccgccggcgccggtAGGCCGGCAGGTTTGTGCGGGTAGGGGGTGCCTATTTCAAACCATAACATTAGGCGTGCGTGAGGGATGTATAGGCTCGTGCCAAGCGGAGTTGAAGCCCGGTCTTTCCGTGTCGGGTCGGTAGTTGTCAAGGGTTCGGCTGTTTCGAGGATGATGATAGTTCGGCTGTTTTGTTATCGGTAACAAAGTAGAAGCAAATAAAGCAAACAATAGCGGGGACCGGGACAATGCAATTCTGCTAAACGTGGTAGTAACGCCTGTACAGATGCGGCCAATATCCCCTCGTCTCTACACCATGCACAGCAGCTCTCGCGCAAAAGGGGGTTAATCTAGGCTTAGGCGTAAGCGGCGGACGGCGGACGAACGACGGACGGACCTCTTTCCTTGCTCATGATTTCGAACAGTTTGTCACTTATTCGAACTTTGAACGCCAACATCCTAACAATCAAACGCTCACACCTCTTCATTCACTCCTACTCCTAGCTAGGTCGCTCCCTACATTGCCGCACGCACAAACATTTCTTGTCCAGAGCTTGAGAGACGACAGGCCGAAGCGAATCCCGCAAACTCGTCTCTTCTTAACATGCCATTGCTCTGAACGGCCATCATCCCGTCTCCGATCGCCACTGCCAACCATCACCGCCCACCTCCTACCTCCTATTACCTACCACcactccttcccccccccccccaccatGTTCCCACTCTTGCTCGAACCACTGGCCCCGGCGCGCcccgaggtcgccaaggcTGCTTATACTGCTTGCGGCTGTGTGCACCACCGCGCCCAGCCCACGTCGaccccatcctccccgATCCCAGCGACGTGTAGCCCAGCCGAACGGTCCCGCCTCTTCGCCGAGGCTTCCGaggcccgccgccgtcacAATCAGTGTCGTGACTGGGCGTCTGGTGAGTCTCTCTTTCTCTTCATGTCGGAAGCATACCGGACGGAATTCGACTATAATTCCCCATTCCCCTTTTGCCACCACCGTCACTGACCCTAGTCGTCTCGGGCGCAGCACGCGACGCAGTCCACTTTAATGTCGTCGAACATGAATCGCCGTATTCGAGCGGTCAACGCAGCCTCCCCGCGTTCTACTATGACGCGGACTGCCCCCCGAACAAAACCGACGTGAAACCCCGTGCGAAATGGCCTAGcatcaaggtcgaggaggaggaggaggactacagtgaggaggatgacgacgaggacgaagaggacgacgaggacgacgaggacgagcctATAGGATTAGGAATAGGACTCGGCTTGACACTTGGATTCCAGCATTACCGGCCTCAAGACGAAATTCCCGACTACCACTACGCTCGTGTCGAGGTGCTGGATGACAAGCCACAGCGGCTGTATGTCGAGCCGCACTTGGAGGGCTCGGCTTTGCGGAAGCGTCGCCGTTCGCTACATGCTGCGGCGCCAGTCGCCCAGCGGGTCAAACTCGAGCCTCTCTCGCCGCCGTTAAGCTCCGTGCCGGCTGTGCCGAGCCACAGTCACGATCGTCGCACGGTGCGTCTGAACCGATCACGCGAGagcgcgcctcggcatGTGCACGGGCGCCATGGCCAGGAGCGCGTCCGCCCTCATTCCTCGCATC of Cutaneotrichosporon cavernicola HIS019 DNA, chromosome: 4 contains these proteins:
- a CDS encoding uncharacterized protein (Major Facilitator Superfamily) — encoded protein: MSPPSSPSSSRARPAHVRSDSNMSTSSRVRPQQATFVNSGSPLAPRLAGGLAAREVQFDATETETETETEGETSPGSRSPAKPDNAGEARGQSWDNVRDGSISRRPAWRRPSPRWVLPFVLGITLSLGMTIPVRAELYLDLACLVHPPSAPVSTYPVTNSLLSVSSAADATPLWPIDISAHAHGNWSVAQTVSEPVPGTLTPAERWFQWAQRDILSYLERREGSTPSEPNSPNPYPEIDPSHCKRDAGVQQTSARLTQIIAVVAGLLSAMTTGWWAAYSDRRGRRIVLAVVEVGLLINDLCMLTIASYPRLVVQTRLWILLLGPALDGLLGGFSTIVAAMHAYISDVTPDGSRATAFSRLGAAIMAGMAIGPVLGSAIIKATGSLLFPFYISVCVHAMWVVLIRFLLPESLSSDSRAILKQRAKAAAAAARERDAAERAWEFDGDDQDQPHESESSFARLAGGVRGSRNARRTMGFARRIGRRAILPLKPLGIFWPQRGEDGRREYNLILIAILNFIMANMMGAVVAKANYTFWAFGWSPAELGPYLSYMSMCRLIVLLVLLPLILRKVKPYFREPAFVDNPSSSESTERTPLLSDADADADADAEAPSKPKRSVRLDLWIVRLCLFLDMTGYLMMGANTTDSVYLFLAGSTVAALGTPAAPVANSLALSFLPNKHDVGRLFGAMGVLHAIGTNLVAPIVFFSVYSATVATYAPTIFLVAASLMVVGQVTVWSVRTPRREDDERGRGRGVRTTRVGQA
- a CDS encoding uncharacterized protein (Carboxylesterase family) translates to MDDMTGEQLALPSDRVRAYTRHGPIVGGRVRNGVQVFLNVPYALPVSRWTDAAPLPPTYRYPEREYTVDGAYCAQPGRAYTAHIPVRQRLGLGQPTENPFFADIYVPSDAELECPPLESLERTGLRPVRVFVHGGFLQFGSTSGSTYNQQFFAAEHFGEVRVLLGHRVSALGFLASPRLEGNWGFKDVWLGIEWVQSNIAAFGGDPTQIHLSGLSGGAHIVHQLLHRAARGQDAAFVSATLQSNAILTDPLSRHAREDQFAQLASALGLDPNDPLVVERMRDREQIPTGRLIAAIEGMGTESTFRGVADDLHGRDQMAFQASGELARGLAAAGVRVVVLGDVRDEAHFYAQCHPCPSPADLVPNVARYYPLPTTTALLASYPPLTSMSEDACQARMGRVLADGQVHLPVRLLARDLAATGLPVVRYTIEMVVQALGTRGSIPHGSDLPIQHLRLSAMTEDEARLALEWHAAISAATQPALQGDGSAFVQKPEDQVLTLDESGVSWRRDWRWDTLRAAEAAVRPPQPLAHM
- a CDS encoding uncharacterized protein (Smg-4/UPF3 family) is translated as MPRGTKTPTARLKLVIRRLPPTLPEETFWRVVEPFVEGKYAWRRYVKGRPGDAYGVHPQHSRAYVLMNDTESLIAFHAGFDGHIFRAKTGAEFQAVVEYAAIEKTPYKAKAKKDAREGTIDDDPDFLAFLENRGVVETKPPLEIAPPPPQPTSTPLLDALRASASKSRAKAAKKKEKAAAKKDDKGTNAEAKSDKARAAALASISEAANKRAPKAGGGAVVMVAGKGREVFVAPADTVQDGDPRVSTKSDKEKKKRKPRKKKEAADEGGEPPSAAGGVGAGPGPAKEAAGKKDARAEGGVAVVDEASTDSKRRNRNRKRGGGGGGAGAGVGAGGGESRPAPVDGGGVEETASGLSRRQKARAAREQGGGAGGPPSAPRGRGRGGILPTEARIDM
- a CDS encoding uncharacterized protein (AAA-ATPase Vps4-associated protein 1); protein product: MFQNVYYERKVGTSQPCYVCRRPTTTVLATLKTEDFLYTCQGHLTDVGFATLIAAPSGPSADDIRKVVDEYRARETRRTETKAEKDDKDDKDKDKEKKEKESGGLLSYLPSLPGFGHEEKESSSPKSPRSPAPVTPVNVPSSPAPPAHRKFALHRAIFSSRQGELARKAQTARAKEVSKTLPQAPRGSF
- a CDS encoding uncharacterized protein (Polyprenyl synthetase); amino-acid sequence: MDYSTLRETFKRDAWTESQERILLEPFTYLNSVAGKEVRSQLIAAFNLWLNVPEPDLEVIRHIVSMLHNASLLMDDVEDDSELRRGVPVAHMIYGVPQTINTANYVYFLAFQELLQLRESKGQAAAPDLVAMVTEELLNLHRGQGLDLFWRDSLTCPTEEEYVQMVLGKTGGLFRIAVKLMMARSESTIDFVPLVNLISIWFQIRDDYMNLASGTYADNKGFAEDLTEGKFSFPVVHGVRADTTNRQILNVMQKRTTSHALKAHTVDYLAKETKSFEYTRGVLDTLLKQIKDEVAELGGNRALEKIIEALEKTPTEH